The Gossypium hirsutum isolate 1008001.06 chromosome A13, Gossypium_hirsutum_v2.1, whole genome shotgun sequence nucleotide sequence TTGGATTTTAACTTGAAAATGTCACAATAATAAAACTACATTTTTCGACCCCAGAAAAGATTTCGGACTTATTAAAAAGCCTGTAATTATAAGATTGTCTTCCTTCTTCTTCCATTTCAATGATTCAAATCAGTGTATTTTATTGCTACTAATTAGCTCTCAAATTCGAACATGCATACATGCATTGATTTCATTAACAAAAATTCCGCAAAAACTATCAAAGATGTTACCATCCATGGCTTCAAATCTTCAACCTCAAGGAATATGCACCTTATCCAATCCATGAACAGTCATCTCCGACttcgaaaaaaaaacaaaaacaaaacagaaGTACcaacaaaacatcaaaaacacaAGGTGAATGAACAGCAAGAATGTCCGAGTTAAAGATACAAGGGTTACATAAACATGCATGCAACAACAGCAGGGTTAGTTTCTACTAGGGTTACACAGGGAGCCAAGACACATCGAGCAACCACAACAGCCACAAGCTAAGCGATCAAATCACTTCCACAGTTTAACGAACTTGTCATGACTTGCGGAAGAAACCAACCTTGTCACTGGTGATACAGCCAATGCAGCAATGAGTCCTTCATGAGCCGACAATGTCATGGTCTTATTCTCCGACATATTCCATAGCTCCAAAGACTGAATCCAACATGGAAAGGGAGCATGTCATTGACAAGGTAGTATATATAACAGCAAATACAAGACTAAAAGTAAAGTTACTTGCCTGGTAACAGCCAATAACGAGCAGTGATTGAAACGAAGGATGGAAAACACAAGAGTGGAACTTGTTGCCATTACAGCTCAATTCGTGAACACATTCCCCTTCACTGCCTGACGCAAAGGACCAAACTCGAACAGAGTCCTCACTAACGGATGCTAGAAGCTCACCTGAAGGGTCCCAGCATACAGAATGGATCAGTTTAGTATGTCCCTGCTATTACAAATCAGAAGACAAAACCGAAGTCAGTCATGTTACAATGGAGGAAAATGCTTAAAATACGTATAAATGACATCACTATTGTTGGATCCTTTCACTCAACTAATCAAGTCACCAGAAAACAAACATCGGTTCGGCTAGCCTTATTTGGTTATCTTAATAAGAAGTTTTCAAATTACGCCAGTCTAGTCGTAATATAATAAAACCTGAATTAAAACCAAACCAAACACTACAGTTCGGATAACCATGGCTATAATTGGCCAgtccaaaaatatttttgtagTAACCATTGGAATGCACGTTTGAGTCAGCTAGTTCCTTAGGATTTCTTTTATACAGTTTATAACCCATGTAGACTAATTCACCTGTAAAGAGTGCCGGCAAGTTTGAGTCTCGGTGTCCAGTATAGATACAACATTCTCAGCAGCTGCAGCAAGATATTTTCCGAGGCGAGGTTGAAATCTCAATTGGGCTGTACCAGGGGCCGTACCACCCTGATCCACACAAAGGAAACAATCTCAATAGCTGTGCATCAACCTCAAAGAGAGATGCCTGAGTTCGATATAGATTTGCATTGCAAGGAAATCCGAAGCAAGATCATACCTTGAAAGCTCTTGCACAGCTCCCGTTGTTGATACTCCAGTATCGTATTTCACCATCACCATCACAAGAGCAGATAAGGTCATCCTTAGTTGGATGGAAGTCAAGTGACATAACGTTACCAGAATGGCCCCCAAATGTACGAAGCGAATAACCAGGCTGCAGAAAATTTGAAAGAACAGATCCATCAAACAGTATAGAAAGACTTAAAAAGCAAGCATGACAAAGAAAAATGCAGAAACCAAACCAGTACCCTTTCGATCACTGTTTTGGGACATGGCATGCGTCATCGATATGAAAATGCTAATATGGTACATGCATAATGATTCAGCAAAATGCCTAATTGTATTTTGATGACAATAGCATATGTCAATGCAGATTAAATGGAAATGGCATGAAAATAACCAGGactaaaattgaaaggaaatgtCCACTAACACTGTCAGCTTCCCAGACTCTGACAGTTTTGTCAAATGAAGATGTTGCAAGGCGTGACATGCTTGGGCTGAAACGAACATCAGTAATTAAACATGAATGTTCTTCAAGCGTAGACTTCAGCTTCAAAGTGTCCGTGTACCATAATACAGCCTGCGTTGCAAAAAAAATGCAAATGATTGCACTAgtatctaaaatttcaaaagaatgAAAATTTTCTGTTCCCCTCTTATAACTCACCTTTTTATCATGGCCACCAGTAGCTAGTAACTTTCCGTCTGACGAGAAATGGCAGCAAGTAACTTTGCTACTGCTTGCTCGAACAGAATTTACTTCCATAAATGTGAAACCTGAAGTCAAATGCAAATTTGGTACACTGTAAAACTAGTCCATTTCCGATATAAAAGCATCAAATGTAATCCATTTACATTATGTAGTTACATAACAATTGAATATGACATGCGTACAGGATAGATGATCGCGCCCTTACAATTGCACAATTTCTTGGGCCAATTTCAATTGGCATTTTGATATATAAACAATGAAGCAAGGTCATGAATTAGTAGCAATAAGCaacatctaaaataataataatttagagAGGATAACACCAAAATGTACAAAAGTTTAATGAGATATACGGACGTATCATTTGCCATAACCGTTTGACAAAGGAATTAGCACATTATCATATCGTATCCAAGAATAACTGGGGATGTGAAAAAAGCCAATAGAGTGAAACTACAATGTTTGAAAAAATACGCTACAATAGATTCCCGACAACAATAGACTTTATCATATCATAACAACCATACAAGTAATATTTATACACCTTTAGTTACATCCATACATCGGCCAACGGCATCTCTAGGATCCGTATCATCATGGGATAAAAAAGACTCGACGTTATCATCAAGAGATCCATCCTCCACAAATCGATCCATTTCAGCCTGCAATTCAAGATCTTTATCATCCCACTGCCAAAATGGAATTCCCATGAGAATTTATGCAAGGAATTTTTAATTCCTCCACAAACATGGGAAAATAACTAATAGACTCACCAATTGATTTGAAGGTGATGCAAGTGTACCAGCACCCTCAGCACCAAACATCATCAAAGGCTTGGAAGAACTGCCACTATGAGGCATTGCAGGCATTGAAATCACATCTCCAGGAGTGTGTGTTGATGGTGTTGAAGGTGCAGAACTAGGCGAAGGTCCAGCTGTGTTTGCTGTCCCTGAGCTATTGGCAGGGCCTGAAGAAGACACTGGCtgttttctctttcttccatTCTGGTTTTTTGAAACCTTAAAATGAATTTAAGGAAATCATGTTAGAAACCTAATCATATATGTTATAAAGCTAAGAATCAGAACTAAATAACTTTACATAACAATTCGCATACATGTGGCCGCAAAATAGCCTataattacaaccaaaatcacTTGACCaggaaaaaaaataagttttcaaGCTAAACACCATAGCACCATGTGCAAAGGGTGTCACAAGGAAGCAGATACAACCCTCAACCAGGAATGATATTGGCAAGTTGAATTACATATAACCAGAAAAGGGCAGACCTGATCATTCCCTCGAAATGAGTTTGACATACTCCCATCCACAGTGACACTTCCACCTCCACCAACTTTATCTTGTTGGTGTAAACTCGGATTAGAACTCTGTGACTGTTGATTCGAAAGTGCATGCTGCTGAAGCTGTTGTTGCTGTGAGTTACTGTTCTGTTGCTGTTGCTGTTGCagttgctgctgctgctgttgctGCTGATGCAACTGAGCTAATTTTAACTACAAAGCAAATGAAATATATAAGAAACAGAAAGATACCAAGGAATAAAGCGAGGTAAAAGCACACTTCATAGGAACAGTAATACCTTCATTAGAATATCTGTATCTCCCCGAGGCATGAGAGGACTGCCAGCCTGCAAAGATGATACATTTGGAACCACATCACCAACAGAATTAGAAAGGCCATCCTTTCCGAGGCCCATGGTCCGATTATTATTCAATAGCATTCTCAATCTTCTATTATCATCACTGCCAGATGGTGATGTCAGATTCTGCTGAGCAAGCATGAGTTGCTGGTGCTGTGGTGTCAACATCTGAAGTTGATGAAAGGGCTGAGGAGCTTGCATAAAAGACTTTTGCGGCTGAAGGATCCCACCGCGCAGTTGGTCCAGTCCCTAAAAACAGATAAAATGAAAACCATTCAAAGGAAACataagatgaaaaataaaatttacagttCACTAATACATGTATGAATAAAAACATTCCAATGAAAAGATAAAACTTACTGTTAATGGCCATCCTTTCAAAGTTAAATTATTACCACCTTGATTTGACCCTGAGAAACATGAAATCACATTATTTAGATTCCAAATATACAAGTAATATGAACTTAGATtccaaataaataagtaaaatgacCCAAGTCAATCACAAGGACAAGCACGTACTATCATTAGTGGGCCATTTTCAAAGGAAAGATGCAATTTAAACAGAAAAACCTGTTAAAGAGAAACTTACCTGGAATTCCCATTAAAGATCCATCGGGACCAGCAGCTCTAGGATTCAATACTGGATTCATCTCACTCTTTATATCCTGCTTCCATATAAAATTTCAGAACATGACAAAGGGAAGAAACATGAAAGAGATCCATTTAAGGTGACCCTACCGGTGTTGTTCCTGGCAATTGCTGACTCCGAGCTTGAACTTGCGGAGACATACCACCAGTTGTACCATGCAATACTTgcctaaaatatacatgaatccaAATAAGTTTATCACTGAAGACAACTTAGTCTAGGATGCTTGAATAAACCCTAAATGCATGAGACAATTTTAGATGAAAAAGGAGGCTTCAATGGCATCCAGTGGCTCAAGTTCATGTTAGAGCAGATAGACCACAAGACACAAGGGAAttactgtaaaaattttgttGTAAACCTTCTGCAGCATTTAACCGAATTATCTTACTTAACACTgctgaaaattttgtttaggTTTCACTTCAGAAAACATTTGCATTCAAAGACTCTTCTTTGTGTAATAAAAGGAAAGTAAAATAAATCACCCGGAAGGTGGACCAGTTGCAGCTGCAGGCTTCAATATCGAGGCATGATTTGGATCCAAGAGCTGGCCGGCATTGTCACCGTACCTTTGCTGTAAGGAACTCCTAAAATGATCAACTAAAAGAAGAAAACATTTCTAAGAAATCAAAAATGATCAACCAACCTTCATAGCTGCATCATCCAAAGAATCCCTTTGATGTGGCAATTTTAGTCTTTCCTCATACATCTTAGTCGCCATGGCATTAGCAGTTCCAGCAGGCTGACGTATGAGAGTGTCGTTTCCAACAAGTCCATTTGTATTGCCATTTAGGAGCTGAGACCCGTCCCTTCGTTGCTGAGGCTGTTGTGCCTGCTGGGACTGCTGTGGTGGCTGCTGCTGCTGTTGCTGTTGCTGTTGTTGCTGCTGTTGTTGCTGCTGTTGCTGCTGTTGTTGCTGTTGCTGTTGCTGTTGCTGTTGTTGTTgctgttgctgctgctgctgttgctGTTGCTGTTGCTGTTGTTGCTGCTGTTGTTGCTGCTGTTGTTGCTGTTGTTGGGCATGCCTCTGCAATAAAAGCTGTTGCATCTGCAgttgttgctgctgctgttgcTGTTGATGTTGATGTTGAGGCTGCTGCTGCTGTTGCTGTTGTTGCTGCTCCCGTGCTTTAATCAATTGAGTCTGCAACATCAATGCACCATATACATCACATATGTTAAGAAGAAATCATTTGGAAGACAAGAAAATTTCGTAATCTACTTTATAATAAACATTCTCAACAGAATACAACAGGGAACACTTCTCCTGACCTCGATTGCTTCCTTtctttcaataataaaaataccCTTAGTTAGCCAGTTGCCCAGTTCccagtaaaagtaccatggaggcccttgtactaggagtcagattgcattttgccccctctactaaaaaaatgggtaaattaatccCTGTATgatagatcaaagagcaaactaatccatttgttaaaaattccatctttttttactgttaaaaactagtccTTGTACGCCAGCATAAGGTACACGTGACACACCATGTGTAACTATCTAGTTATTTTGCCAGCCataccaatttttaacaatagaaatggatgaaatttttaacataaatgaCCAGTTTTTCTTTGATCAAacatacaaggactaatttgcccattttttgagttaagggggcaaaatgcaatctgaatCCTAGTATGGGGGCCTCAATGGTACTTTTACTACCAGTTCCCATAAAGCATTTTGATAcaagctcatcatgcaatatgcTTTCAGGAGTGGAGTCCAATTTCCAAGTACAGAAAACAATCCGcaacaaattaaacaaaaaataaaatgttgatgGTAGGTTATCCATAGCAAGTACAAACTCGAAACAAATTAACagttcaaaatagaaaaaaaaaatcaaaaccaacCTCAATATAAGATGCAGCAACCTCTGAATGCTTCTCATTAGTCCTGGCAATGAATATATCCCAAAAAACAGACCACCATTCAAAGAGAAAACCTCCAGGTGCATCGATAGCTGGATACCAAGTTCAGCTCCAGCATCAATGAAAGTACTAAACAATCTAATATAAAAGAGCAGATCTTCGGCTTTAACATAATTCCCGAACCCGTTTAGTTGCTTACCTACAGGATCCGATGATACTTTCCCTTCAGCTTGAAAAGCCTGAGCTGAAGCCTTTAAATCCCTCTTTACTAAATAATCATGGATATATACATCTAACCTGTTGTTGACAAAATACATGGCCATACAGTATGCTTATAAGAGCAAAATCAGAACTTAcaagcataactaaaaactccataagcaaataaaattataagCTTTATACAACGAATATCTGATAAACAACAAAACCCTAAATCAAATTTATcgttttacataaaaataataatgcaaaacaGAAGAACAGTAACTTGAAGTTCCACAACaaacaaaaccctaaaaaaaccaaGCTTTCAAAGAACTTAAATTGAAATCTTTAAAGACATCAAAATGAACAAACAAAAACCCAGAAAAAGCTTACATACCCAGAActcaaataaaaccaaaaaagaaagggaaaacatcaaaaaccacattaaaaagctaaaaaaattgtaataaatataataataaagatttaaaacccaaaacaaagtTAACTTTAacaagaagggaaaaaaaaaaaagacttacaTTTTATCAGCTTCCCAGTTGGTTTGAGACATCTTGTTGAATCCAACAACAGACCAAAAACACTAAAGAACAGCTCCAGATTCCTAGGTAACTTGTCTGAAACAGCTTCACTTCAAGTTTCTAAAGCTAcccagaaaaataaaaatattaactcattgTAACATtgttctttaaaaattaaaaataaaaacttctaaaaaccCAAAGAAGAAAAACTTATTACAGTAATAGAAAGAGAAGAATCTATGTAGAGAATAATAGAAGATAAACAGACAGAACCTCTCTAATTTTAGCAAtatcaaaaattatatatatttatggatttttttaataaaaaaagaaaataaaaagaataaagaaagggAAAGATACCTGCAATCCCAAAAACGTTTATTAATTTTtgagagctttttttttctttttctttttttggtttttttattttttttggtgtgtgaatttattttctttcttttttgtagCTTTGGGTGGATTTGGGGTTGCTGTTGCAGATATCATAATGCCTTGTTCCTTGAATTTACACGAAAAGccctttcaatttatttaattttcaaaatgagACTGATTTCGTGGCAGTACTTCAATACAAATGACCAATATAACCTTAATGATTTACCTTAATTTTTATTCCAGAAAGTTGTGAGTTAGATGAGGTTAGTATGGATTAATTAGTAAATTGAGTAGAAAAATACAATTCTATTGCTTTTTCTATTGTGGGGCTacatttctttaatatttttgaataaaccccaaatgttttattttttatggttttcatctattatttttgtttcaagtttCAGCTGTGCCCATGATTTGGAGTATTAAAGGTGAGTTTGGATAAACGGTAAAGTGAGTATaacttattttttgtctcacgcaACTATCTAATCTATTTTGGTGAGCAGCctaaacttttttattaaaaaattattataattaattttccttttttggtgaattttagaTTCCAACTTGCCAGAATAGTTCTAAACTAATGTCCTTTAGAATTAgcttaaaatattacaaaattctTCCActatatttaaactttaaaaataaaatataactaatagCTGACAgtctaattattaaaaattaaaataactattgaaattttgaaacaaattttgcttttactaaatatttttaaaagatatttttttttactttttttcattaTAAATTCGAATATTGGACCCTATGAATATGTTAATTCAGCCTATATATGACCCAAGTGAGGGGAAATTTATTTCAGGGGTCTTTTCACGTCATTGTCTATAGTACCCTCAATTAATTCCATCCTACTTATGACTCGtgtcattaaaataaaaatataaactataaataaatcattataaattaatacacaaATGTTACGTTTTTAGAATAATCTCaataaaaatgaagagaaatagaCAAACTAACAATAAGTGCaatattagaataattaaaaattaagtatCAAATCGTTGAAATTTATATCCTAACTCAACCATCCAACCTGACAATAAACACTGATCAGCCAAAAGACAACTGCTAAAAGCTCAAAAAGACCCATTGTTTCAATGATTTACAAAATGTCAAGTTTTAGATGACTTATCTTTGTCATCATTTGAAATCTATTACTATCACTATGATTTATCACGATAAGACTCTTTGAGAACAGTTCCTAATAGATCCGGTGATGCCCTTACATTGTCAAATCTCATATTTACGACAGAACATAACTAGATTACGATAATATAGGATGAGAttaaaaaacaaagtaaaaaccTCGAAAAAAATGTTGAAACAATCATGACCAGTAACTAGCCTAAAGGCTGACACCACCGTCAACAAATTAGagatttaagttaaaaaggttGAAAATCTAGAATCTTTTCTATAAAATGAATAGCAAAAGTTAATTAATGgacaataaaatttcattatattttctTAAAGGTTATTATTCAAGTTTTAATATGAATTGAACTCAAACTATAAATCAATTGATTAAAGTGTTCTGAGCTCATCTACGTCTAATACCAAGGTTCAAATCATAAGTTTGTCTACGTGGTAGTGTAGTGTGTAGATGTGTGAATTTGAACTTATATTgtatcaaaaaattttaatatagttaGATATTAAAAAGAAGCTAAATGCTTAAATTAGTGTAAAATCTTTTTAGGATTGTTAACATAAGGGTAAAATATTTTAGGAGTTCTTTCAAGCATGTCACCCTAAGCTATTAGTACAAAATTAGGTGAGTGCTAACATGTTTAAAATTAAACACAGGGTAGTTATGTCAGATattacttaaaaaagaaaaaaaaacatagtttaaaacataatatacaaCAATTAAAAAGCCTTTGTTCGACCACATTAAAAAAGGGTCTGCCACttatttgataattttgaaaGATTAGACCTTTATTTgagtaaatttaaaaaagtttagtcattaattgataattttgaaagatttgacccttattttagcatttttttaaatgtttaaccCACCTATTTTAGCACATTTGGAAGATATTAGTCcttatttgaatattttaaaaaaatttgactaTTATGTGAGTTAGATTTGACCTCAATTTGAACATttagcaacaaaaaaaaaacacgtCAACTATGTTGAagcaaaatttaaaaactatccAAACCCGAAAATATATAAACAAGTAATACAAAATGGCTTTATCCCATTGTTAAACACGAAACAACTTCAAAACCCAAAATGACTCAAATTCAAATTTGGTAAAAATTCGAAACCGTCCAAACTCTAAGTAATTAcctaaaataatccaaaaatattaaaacttgaaTCAATTGTACCTAATTTAACCCATCCAACTGGGGCTGGCAGGGCAATGGGAATTTAGCATTATTTAacctataaaatttataaaattaaatggttaaattacattttctcttaaaaatgacaaaattttaatttaactttttaaaaaatttaaaaaattatatataaacgaATACAATGATGAATTTATATTTCAACTATTATAAAAGTAGTTAACTTAATTCCGAtctcaaaaaaatttcttattAGATTTACATGTCTAATTCTATCATCCATCTCCACCAGCAAGCTATCTAATTCTAAGGCAAAATAGCAAAATTGGGAATGTTACAAATAAACTACAAAACTCTAGATGATTTCTACTTTTTGTTTTTATACAATGCTTAAAATTAAGCATAGCCTCCCGATTTAAAAATAAGAGTATAATGCGCTTTAATGCACTTAAATTCATATACTTTTGTATTAACAACAATATCTATACCAATCGAACTAAGATGCAatcaacaataaaaataattatttttatatatacataaataataattcCTACATAACCAAACTGGgccaaataagataaattttcCTGCAGGCCCAATCCAATATGGGTTGAATTGGATAGGTAACTTCTCTACTGTTGTAGGTGTAAATGTttagatgtttaaattttaattttttaatgaattttatacaTTGATGAATGTATTAATTATAGCTTCCTTTTACCTATGTTTCCAATCTATTAGATGTTTTTATGATTGTTCTTTCTAAttgtaaaaatgattttggtattttaataaaaataaagtgttgtttgatattttttaattttaattttaaaagctttaaatgataattttatgatatataatattttggtttactaTGATAACATAAATGGGTAATAGATTTTTCccattaatttaattgaaaaaatcaaatacattaataaaaaaatggaaaattttcaaaactatacatgaattttggtgtaatgtgtaattttatatatgaaagcTTTTACTTGAttcaattcttataaattattgaCACAATTATTGACATggcatcattttatgtttatatattgtatacacaaataattatatttattcaatataaaaacaatttaatgtatttaattatttctttaaaatgaGTATAATTGAATCaacattaaagtttcatgtatatatttgaaccacaatcaaagtttaatgtgtataattgcaccaaatcaaagttcatgtatcatTTTGAGATTTGtcccaataaaaaaaatcactaaaactttttcattaatttatcaaatagaaCCCAAGTTTTGGGTCATTGaagattttaaatttgtaataaaactaGAAAATGTGTCAACCGAAAAGAATTGATCAGAATCGAAAATCAATTAACTTgataaaaacttgaaaaaaatcatattattcaaCCCAATTTAAGTCAAGGCTTTTCTCCATCGATGTTATTAAGATTTCCTTTTATCTAAATGTAATAATTTCAtcgtatttgataaattattaaaatggttaaaacgATTATTCATCGAAATATACAAATGTCAATTATTATCTCCATGTTAGAATGTCAATGATGAGTTTGCATGTAAAGCAAATGGTTAAGCACATATTGACTCACTAGttagttaatatttaattaatattaaattgctTTACAACGAGTAATGGTAGAGCTAGTATGTTGAGCCTAAAAGTAGAGGTGGAGGATGGACTTTGTGCCGGGGCTCAGAGTGGAACATTATTGTTAAAGAGAGTTCTCACTTATTAATTGACAATCAAATCGTTGATGATTTTATGCATATTCCTTGGCATTTCTCGTTTGTGTACGAAAATGCCTATAAAGAAGGATGGAAGGAAGTGAGGGAATGGATAACCTAGAAGCTAAGGATAAGCACAATTGGTGTTGTATTGGAGACTTTAATGCCATATGCTCCGAATAGGAGAAATATGGAGATAGATCAGAAGACTGAAGACAAATTGAATTCGTCAATGCTTTCATCAACAATTTATGTCTTATCCAGACATAAATAGAAAGGGCGAAGTTTTCTGTGTAGAAGACCATAATGTCAAAACTGAGGATGGTAGTCTTATGCACTATTGAGTGGAGCAAAAGCTTTCAAAATGCTCATTGAATTTACAAGGTGGCATTGGCCTCGGACCACTGCCATATTATCTTATCCCTTGATATGAAAATGATTGGAggcaaaaagaaatcaaatttgagTCAAAATGGCTTGTGAACAATGAAAGTGACCCAGTGGTCCAAGAGGCATAGAATTCAACAAACGATAGCACTACGTTGAACAACTTATCAGGGCATTTCAAGACCACCAATTGCTTATCAGGCAAAGAGGAGATGAAATCTATTAAGCATGTCCTTTTCTTCTGCCCTTTCGCATGAGCTACATAGTGTGCATCGTGCTTTAGCTATTTCCCTCGGGATGTGGGATTTTTAAGCCCCAAAAAATGGTGGGATAGCATCACTACATCTTTCTCATCTTTCGGTTCCTTTTGCTCTAAAAATTTAGTCTTAGTTCAACTGGTATGAATCTTAATACAGGAAGACGTGGGTTCGAGTACgctgaaacacattatcctcttatttatgagttggtGAAGGGCTATAGGTAGTTTtaagcattgtgtcaaaaaaaagctgatatgattagaacctataatagtgttgttcaaaaaaaaaatctaattgcTAATCTTTGGTGGCATATTTAGAAAGTtcccaataaatttatttttgaaagaatttccatTGAGTCAATTGTAATTGACCACCTCTTCTTATGTTTCCTCGAAAAACAAGAAAGTGATAAATAATGCTTGCTAGAACGAAGTGTAACTGCTATGTGAATTGACACGCCAACATTGctaaattgttaatattttttagtcaGTATTTCGATTAAACAATTccctaatataaatatatatacatatcaaatgttgattcattatttttagtatttcTAATTCAAaaccaaatatgaaattttggtttCATTTTGACTCCTTTAGGAAAGatggataaattaaaaaaattatataaataagatAAAGATTAGACAGGAATGAAATGAAATAAGAATTCAGCACATAACATTTATGTTAGCTTTTCTATCGTATTTTGCTTCCGCCaacataaataaattcataacaTTGTTTAGATTTAAATAACTTTTTATGATATAATACTTAAAAACTACTCATACTTTCACCCGAATatttaaataggaaaat carries:
- the LOC107938611 gene encoding transcriptional corepressor LEUNIG isoform X13, with protein sequence MSQTNWEADKMLDVYIHDYLVKRDLKASAQAFQAEGKVSSDPVAIDAPGGFLFEWWSVFWDIFIARTNEKHSEVAASYIETQLIKAREQQQQQQQQQQQQQQQQQQQQQQQQQQQQQQQQQQQQQQQQQQQQQQPPQQSQQAQQPQQRRDGSQLLNGNTNGLVGNDTLIRQPAGTANAMATKMYEERLKLPHQRDSLDDAAMKQRYGDNAGQLLDPNHASILKPAAATGPPSGQVLHGTTGGMSPQVQARSQQLPGTTPDIKSEMNPVLNPRAAGPDGSLMGIPGSNQGGNNLTLKGWPLTGLDQLRGGILQPQKSFMQAPQPFHQLQMLTPQHQQLMLAQQNLTSPSGSDDNRRLRMLLNNNRTMGLGKDGLSNSVGDVVPNVSSLQAGSPLMPRGDTDILMKLKLAQLHQQQQQQQQLQQQQQQNSNSQQQQLQQHALSNQQSQSSNPSLHQQDKVGGGGSVTVDGSMSNSFRGNDQVSKNQNGRKRKQPVSSSGPANSSGTANTAGPSPSSAPSTPSTHTPGDVISMPAMPHSGSSSKPLMMFGAEGAGTLASPSNQLWDDKDLELQAEMDRFVEDGSLDDNVESFLSHDDTDPRDAVGRCMDVTKGFTFMEVNSVRASSSKVTCCHFSSDGKLLATGGHDKKAVLWYTDTLKLKSTLEEHSCLITDVRFSPSMSRLATSSFDKTVRVWEADSPGYSLRTFGGHSGNVMSLDFHPTKDDLICSCDGDGEIRYWSINNGSCARAFKGGTAPGTAQLRFQPRLGKYLAAAAENVVSILDTETQTCRHSLQQGHTKLIHSVCWDPSGELLASVSEDSVRVWSFASGSEGECVHELSCNGNKFHSCVFHPSFQSLLVIGCYQSLELWNMSENKTMTLSAHEGLIAALAVSPVTRLVSSASHDKFVKLWK
- the LOC107938611 gene encoding transcriptional corepressor LEUNIG isoform X9 translates to MSQTNWEADKMLDVYIHDYLVKRDLKASAQAFQAEGKVSSDPVAIDAPGGFLFEWWSVFWDIFIARTNEKHSEVAASYIETQLIKAREQQQQQQQQQPQHQHQQQQQQQQLQMQQLLLQRHAQQQQQQQQQQQQQQQQQQQQQQQQQQQQQQQQQQQQQQQQQQQQQQQQQQQQQQQQPPQQSQQAQQPQQRRDGSQLLNGNTNGLVGNDTLIRQPAGTANAMATKMYEERLKLPHQRDSLDDAAMKQRYGDNAGQLLDPNHASILKPAAATGPPSGQVLHGTTGGMSPQVQARSQQLPGTTPDIKSEMNPVLNPRAAGPDGSLMGIPGSNQGGNNLTLKGWPLTGLDQLRGGILQPQKSFMQAPQPFHQLQMLTPQHQQLMLAQQNLTSPSGSDDNRRLRMLLNNNRTMGLGKDGLSNSVGDVVPNVSSLQAGSPLMPRGDTDILMKLKLAQLHQQQQQQQQLQQQQQQNSNSQQQQLQQHALSNQQSQSSNPSLHQQDKVGGGGSVTVDGSMSNSFRGNDQNGRKRKQPVSSSGPANSSGTANTAGPSPSSAPSTPSTHTPGDVISMPAMPHSGSSSKPLMMFGAEGAGTLASPSNQLAEMDRFVEDGSLDDNVESFLSHDDTDPRDAVGRCMDVTKGFTFMEVNSVRASSSKVTCCHFSSDGKLLATGGHDKKAVLWYTDTLKLKSTLEEHSCLITDVRFSPSMSRLATSSFDKTVRVWEADSPGYSLRTFGGHSGNVMSLDFHPTKDDLICSCDGDGEIRYWSINNGSCARAFKGGTAPGTAQLRFQPRLGKYLAAAAENVVSILDTETQTCRHSLQQGHTKLIHSVCWDPSGELLASVSEDSVRVWSFASGSEGECVHELSCNGNKFHSCVFHPSFQSLLVIGCYQSLELWNMSENKTMTLSAHEGLIAALAVSPVTRLVSSASHDKFVKLWK